In Aerosakkonema funiforme FACHB-1375, the DNA window GCATCATAGTTTCCCAGCCCCATGTAGGCAGTACCTCGGTTGTGGTAGGCAGCTGGATTATTCGGGTCGAGTTGTATCGCCCGATGGGAATCTGCCAGCGCGGTGCGATAGTCGTCCAGCTGAACGCGGACAATCCACTGGATGCGGTCAGCACTTACACTGCGGTCTTCCAGGCTCTTTGCTTGAATGTCAATTGTTCCGGGCCGATTTTGTGGTTGGTGATACATGACTTGAATAAAAATTGGTATTTGAGCAACTCTCAGTTCAAGAGAACTCAGGGGGCTGCTCTTTCCGGCTACCCGATCGAACTTTACAGCAGATTTTCTGTACCGATATACAAGTATCCTAATTGACGAGCTATTTTCGCCTTGGCGATTCTTTCAGTCAAGTCTTCCAACATGGTTAGTCACCCTGAGCAACTGACATTAGTATGCCGTGAACTACCCACACTGACCTTGCGGTAAAGTGTGGGCTTCCTGCCCAACAGAAAGCGTAGTAGTGGATTTCTTGCGTCCTCCCTTACTAAGGCTTACATCTGGGCGACAGGCTTTATCCCCCGTTCCAGAGGTCAAAATTCGTAGTCCCTCGTCTCTAAGGTTGATTGCTGCGTTGATATCCCTGTCATGTTTAGTTTCGCAATTCTCGCAAGTCCAAAACCTTATATTTAGCGGCAAACTACTGACTTGATTAAGGCAAACATGACAGGTTTTAGAACTAGCAAAGAATCTATCCACTTCTCGGTAAACTTTCCCTTCTCGTTCTGCCTTATATTTGAGCATTGTGCAAAACATCCCCCATCCAACTTGGTGAATAGCTTTGGAGAGTTTATGATTCTGCATCATGCCTTTAATGCTGAGGTTTTCCACACAAATAACTTGGTTTTCGTTAACTATCCTACGCGATAGCTTGTGTAGGAAATCTTCACGGCAGTTAGTTATCTTTCTGTGAACTCTAGAAACTTTCTTTCTGGCTTTAATCCGTTTGTTAGAACCTTTTTGTTTCCTAAATAATTGCTGCTGTTTAACTTTTAAATTCTTCTCATATTTGTTG includes these proteins:
- a CDS encoding RNA-guided endonuclease InsQ/TnpB family protein, with the protein product MLWVVKVRLYPDVQQQQSLGQAFGSCRWLWNYCLNLTNQTYKETGFGLSGYEVKKIIPQLKKEYEWLSLTYAQCLQQVCLNLGVAFNNFFEKRAKYPRFKSKHGKQSIQYPQNVKVGVNYLRLPKIGDVTAVIHRSIEGKVKTVTVSKNCSNQYFAAILFDDGKEKPSTSREGKAIGIDLGLTHFAVTSDGSKFDNPRILNKYEKNLKVKQQQLFRKQKGSNKRIKARKKVSRVHRKITNCREDFLHKLSRRIVNENQVICVENLSIKGMMQNHKLSKAIHQVGWGMFCTMLKYKAEREGKVYREVDRFFASSKTCHVCLNQVSSLPLNIRFWTCENCETKHDRDINAAINLRDEGLRILTSGTGDKACRPDVSLSKGGRKKSTTTLSVGQEAHTLPQGQCG